One Sodalinema gerasimenkoae IPPAS B-353 DNA segment encodes these proteins:
- the gltD gene encoding glutamate synthase small subunit, producing MGKPTGFMEYLREVAEDVAPSDRIHNWDEFHLPMAEEQLRDQGARCMDCGTPFCHTGIEISRMASGCPINNLIPEWNDLVYRGLWSEALDRLHKTNNFPEFTGRVCPAPCEGACVLGITSPPVTIKSIENAIAEKGWESGWITPTPPSQRTGKKVAIVGSGPAGLAAADQLNQAGHWVTVYERADRPGGLLMYGIPNMKLDKQGVVMRRLDVLEAEGITFVCNTEVGKDLPAQQLLNEFDAVILCTGATKPRDLPIEGRELQGIHFAMEFLTGNTRTLLAGDNTSDFISAAGKDVVIIGGGDTGTDCVGTSLRHGCNSVTQLEIMPRPPETRAANNPWPEWPKIYRMDYGQEEAAAKFGDDPRAYVRTATKFEGDEQGKLKAVHTVEVNWAKDDQGRFIPQHVAGTEKVLPAQLVLLAMGFLGPEQPLLDALGLDRDGRSNVKAEHGEYQTSLPNVFAAGDCRRGQSLVVWAINEGRGVAQACDRFLMGSSDLP from the coding sequence ATGGGAAAACCAACTGGCTTCATGGAATATCTGCGCGAGGTGGCCGAAGATGTGGCCCCGAGCGATCGTATTCACAATTGGGATGAATTTCATCTGCCCATGGCGGAGGAACAGCTCCGGGATCAGGGGGCGCGGTGTATGGATTGCGGTACGCCCTTTTGCCATACGGGGATTGAAATTAGCCGCATGGCCAGCGGTTGCCCGATTAATAATCTGATTCCAGAATGGAATGATTTGGTCTATCGCGGCCTCTGGTCGGAGGCTCTCGATCGCCTCCATAAAACCAATAATTTCCCCGAATTTACCGGCCGGGTTTGCCCTGCGCCCTGTGAGGGGGCCTGTGTTTTGGGGATTACCAGTCCGCCGGTGACGATTAAAAGTATTGAAAACGCCATTGCTGAAAAGGGTTGGGAATCTGGCTGGATTACCCCCACACCTCCCAGTCAACGGACCGGCAAAAAGGTGGCGATCGTCGGCTCTGGCCCAGCGGGGTTAGCGGCGGCGGATCAACTCAACCAGGCGGGCCATTGGGTGACGGTGTATGAACGGGCCGATCGCCCCGGTGGTCTACTGATGTACGGCATCCCCAATATGAAGCTGGATAAACAGGGGGTGGTGATGCGCCGCCTCGATGTGTTGGAAGCCGAAGGGATCACCTTTGTTTGCAATACAGAGGTGGGGAAAGATCTACCGGCCCAGCAATTGCTCAATGAATTTGATGCGGTGATTCTCTGCACCGGAGCCACAAAACCCCGCGACTTGCCCATTGAAGGCCGGGAATTGCAAGGGATTCACTTCGCCATGGAATTCCTCACTGGCAACACCCGCACCTTGTTAGCGGGGGACAACACCAGTGATTTCATCTCAGCGGCGGGTAAGGATGTGGTAATCATCGGGGGTGGCGATACGGGAACCGATTGTGTCGGTACATCGCTCCGCCATGGTTGCAATAGCGTCACCCAATTGGAAATTATGCCCCGCCCGCCGGAAACCCGCGCCGCCAATAACCCCTGGCCCGAATGGCCGAAAATCTACCGCATGGACTACGGCCAGGAGGAAGCAGCGGCCAAGTTTGGCGATGATCCCCGCGCCTATGTGCGCACCGCAACCAAGTTTGAAGGGGATGAGCAGGGCAAGCTTAAAGCCGTGCATACCGTCGAAGTGAATTGGGCAAAAGATGACCAAGGCCGGTTTATTCCCCAGCACGTTGCCGGGACGGAAAAGGTGTTGCCGGCCCAGTTGGTGCTATTGGCCATGGGCTTTTTGGGGCCAGAGCAGCCGTTACTGGATGCCCTGGGTTTAGATCGCGATGGCCGCAGCAACGTCAAGGCAGAACATGGGGAGTATCAAACCAGTTTGCCCAATGTGTTTGCGGCGGGAGATTGTCGTCGCGGTCAAAGTTTGGTGGTTTGGGCGATTAATGAGGGTCGAGGGGTAGCCCAGGCCTGCGATCGCTTCCTCATGGGTAGCAGCGACCTCCCCTAG
- the accA gene encoding acetyl-CoA carboxylase carboxyl transferase subunit alpha: MLLDFEKPLVELEKRIQQIRDIAEDTDVDVSDEIRQLEDRATELRQEIFSNLSPAQRLQLARHPRRPSTLDYIQAIGDEWIELHGDRGGSDDPALVGGISRLGGIPVVMLGHQKGRDTKDNVRRNFGMASPGGYRKALRLMDHANRFGMPILTFIDTPGAWAGIEAEHLGQGEAIAVNLREMFGFEVPIICTVIGEGGSGGALGIGVGDRLLMFEHAVYTVATPEACAAILWKDAAKSPQAAEALKITAQDLKNLEILDRLLPEPIGGVHNQPVQATEILKRALIEELNSLLELSPQERQQLRYEKFRRMGVFLEG, from the coding sequence ATGCTCTTAGATTTCGAGAAACCCCTCGTTGAGCTAGAAAAGCGCATCCAGCAAATTCGAGATATTGCCGAAGACACCGATGTGGATGTCTCCGATGAGATTCGCCAACTTGAGGATCGCGCCACGGAGTTACGCCAGGAGATTTTTAGTAATCTCTCGCCGGCTCAACGGTTGCAACTGGCTCGCCATCCCCGTCGTCCTAGTACCTTGGATTATATTCAGGCCATTGGCGATGAGTGGATTGAATTGCACGGCGATCGCGGGGGGTCTGATGATCCGGCTCTGGTGGGGGGAATTTCCCGCTTAGGAGGTATCCCTGTGGTGATGTTGGGCCATCAGAAGGGACGGGATACGAAGGATAATGTTCGTCGTAATTTTGGGATGGCTTCCCCTGGGGGCTATCGTAAGGCGTTGCGGTTGATGGATCATGCCAATCGCTTTGGAATGCCCATTTTGACTTTTATTGATACCCCGGGGGCTTGGGCGGGGATTGAGGCGGAACATCTCGGCCAAGGGGAGGCGATCGCCGTCAACCTGCGGGAGATGTTTGGCTTTGAGGTTCCCATTATCTGTACGGTGATTGGCGAGGGAGGCTCGGGGGGTGCCTTGGGCATTGGGGTAGGCGATCGCCTGCTGATGTTTGAACATGCGGTGTATACCGTGGCTACTCCTGAAGCCTGTGCGGCCATTCTCTGGAAAGATGCGGCTAAGAGTCCCCAAGCGGCAGAAGCCCTGAAAATTACGGCCCAGGATCTGAAAAATCTGGAGATTCTCGATCGCCTCCTGCCCGAACCCATCGGTGGAGTTCACAATCAGCCGGTGCAGGCCACGGAAATCCTGAAACGGGCCTTAATTGAGGAACTCAATAGCCTATTGGAGTTATCGCCCCAGGAACGGCAACAACTGCGTTATGAGAAATTCCGCCGTATGGGGGTGTTTCTGGAGGGTTAG
- a CDS encoding Uma2 family endonuclease, with protein MKTKAPYYTPQDYLELEENSQDKHEYRDGEIIPMAGGTTNHNKIALNLCRQFPLSIGDIDYEVYLGDVKLWIPAYRQYTYPDVMVIEGQPMYHETGTTAVINPTLIVEVLSNSTRNYDQGDKFDGYRSLPQFRDYLLICQYQYHVKHFSKTSENQWLLTEYRNLEDEIQLRSIEFRMSLAEIYRRVNLQESE; from the coding sequence ATGAAAACGAAAGCCCCATATTACACCCCTCAAGACTACCTCGAACTCGAAGAAAACTCTCAAGATAAACATGAATATCGAGACGGAGAAATCATACCCATGGCAGGGGGGACAACGAACCACAACAAAATTGCCTTGAACCTTTGCCGCCAATTTCCCCTCAGTATTGGTGACATCGACTACGAGGTCTATTTAGGAGATGTCAAACTCTGGATTCCCGCCTATCGACAGTACACCTATCCCGATGTCATGGTGATTGAAGGTCAGCCGATGTATCACGAAACGGGAACAACGGCGGTTATAAATCCCACTTTGATTGTCGAGGTTTTGTCGAACTCAACGCGAAATTACGACCAAGGAGACAAATTTGATGGTTATCGATCGCTGCCGCAGTTTCGCGACTATCTCCTCATCTGTCAGTACCAATACCACGTAAAACACTTTTCTAAAACATCTGAGAATCAATGGTTGTTGACAGAGTATCGAAATCTTGAAGATGAGATTCAGTTAAGATCCATTGAGTTTCGGATGTCCCTGGCCGAGATTTATCGACGGGTCAACCTTCAGGAATCCGAGTAA
- the gltB gene encoding glutamate synthase large subunit translates to MTNIKQPRQQGLYDPQLEHDACGVGFIVQMKGVRSHSIVDQALTILVNLEHRGAVGAEPNTGDGAGILTQLPHDFLQAAAQELGITLPAPGHYGVGMFFASPDPAIRQKGRDIFEKIATEEGQTVLGWRDVPTDHSDLGQTAQDSEPFIQQVFIGRNPDIADDLGFERKLYVIGKRSHHEIHRSGVDNYWYSTSVSSRTIVYKGMLTPPQVRSYFPDLNDERFTSALGLVHSRFSTNTFPSWERSHPYHYIAHNGEINTLRGNINWMHARQSLFASELFGDSLKSMQPIIDMDGSDSAIFDNTLELMTLAGRSLPHAMMMMIPEPWAAHESMSDERKAFYEYHACLMEPWDGPASIAFTDGTMMGAVLDRNGLRPSRYYVTHDDLVIMASEAGVLPIEPERVAFKGRLEPGRMFLVDMEQGRIVADEEIKQDITSAHPYRDWLNQYQVDLADLPAAEPAPPLGSELLAHQKAFGYTFEELRLLISPMAQNGVEAVGAMGTDTPLAALSDRPKLLYDYFQQLFAQVTNPPIDSIREAIITSAITTIGSEGNLLNPEPQSCQLIQLPTPILTNAELAQLKGVNLRGFQSQTLPIVFEAAQGVDGLQTALETLFSAADEAIAAGKNVLILSDRGLDQGHAPIPALLAVSGLHHHLIRNGTRTRVGLVLESGEPREVHHFAVLLGYGCGAINPYVAFESIENLIQDGLLKGIDAKTAVKNYVKAATKGVIKIGSKIGISTIQSYRGAQIFEAIGLHHSVVDTYFSWTASRLEGIDLGVIAAEALQRHHTGFSDRPGGTPTLDVGGEYQWRKDGEEHLLSPETIHLLQQAARDGDYERYRKYAALVNDQGKKQFRLRDLLAFKEREPIPLDEVEPIEAIMKRFKTGAMSYGSISKETHEALAIAMNRIGGKSNTGEGGEDPERYTWTNEQGDSKNSAIKQVASGRFGVTSLYLSQAKEIQIKMAQGAKPGEGGQLPGLKVYPWIAKVRHSTPGVGLISPPPHHDIYSIEDLAELIHDLKNANREARISVKLVSEVGVGTIAAGVAKAHADVVLVSGFDGGTGASPQTSIKHAGLPWELGLAETHQTLVLNNLRSRIAVETDGQMKTGRDVAIATLLGAEEYGFSTAPLVSLGCIMMRVCHKNTCPVGVATQNPELRKHFSGDPQYTVNFMTFVAMELREIMAQLGFRTVNEMVGRTDVLEQKQAVDHWKAKGIDLSKILHQPEVGPEVGRYAQIPQDHGLAKSLDMTTLLDLCQPALERGEAVKATLPICNINRVVGTILGNEISKRYWDGLPDGTIHLHFQGTAGQSFGAFVPKGVTLELEGDANDYLGKGLSGGKIILYPPKNSTFIPAENIIAGNVAFYGATSGEAYIRGIVGERFCVRNSGVHAVVEAIGDHGCEYMTGGKVVILGRTGRNFAAGMSGGVAYILDEAGDFATRCNREMVDLEALEDPEEIRDLREMIAKHADYTGSDKAGEVLANWDSMIPTFIKVMPRDYKRVLQHIQNALANGLSGDDALSAAFEENARDISRIGGS, encoded by the coding sequence ATGACTAACATCAAACAACCACGACAACAGGGCTTGTACGATCCACAGCTAGAGCATGATGCCTGCGGGGTTGGGTTCATCGTGCAGATGAAGGGAGTGCGATCGCACAGCATTGTTGATCAAGCCCTGACGATCCTGGTCAACCTCGAACACCGGGGAGCCGTGGGGGCGGAACCCAACACCGGGGATGGGGCGGGGATTCTCACCCAACTCCCCCACGACTTTCTTCAGGCGGCGGCTCAGGAACTAGGGATCACGCTCCCGGCTCCGGGCCATTACGGCGTGGGGATGTTTTTTGCCAGCCCTGATCCGGCGATTCGCCAAAAGGGTCGAGACATTTTTGAAAAAATTGCCACAGAAGAAGGGCAAACGGTCCTCGGTTGGCGGGATGTACCAACGGATCATAGCGATTTGGGCCAAACGGCACAGGACAGTGAGCCGTTTATTCAACAGGTGTTTATTGGTCGCAATCCCGATATTGCCGATGATTTGGGGTTTGAGCGCAAGTTGTATGTGATTGGCAAGCGATCGCACCACGAGATTCATCGCTCCGGCGTCGATAACTATTGGTATTCCACCAGTGTGTCCAGCCGCACCATCGTCTATAAAGGGATGCTCACCCCGCCTCAGGTGCGCAGCTATTTCCCCGATTTGAACGATGAACGGTTTACCAGCGCCCTCGGTTTGGTGCATTCGCGCTTCAGCACCAACACCTTCCCCAGTTGGGAGCGATCGCACCCCTACCACTACATCGCCCACAACGGCGAAATCAACACCCTCCGGGGCAATATCAACTGGATGCACGCCCGCCAAAGCCTCTTTGCTTCAGAACTGTTTGGCGACAGCCTCAAGTCCATGCAGCCCATCATCGATATGGACGGCAGCGATTCCGCCATTTTTGACAACACGCTGGAACTCATGACCTTGGCGGGTCGGTCATTGCCCCACGCGATGATGATGATGATCCCCGAACCCTGGGCCGCCCATGAATCCATGAGCGATGAGCGCAAGGCCTTTTATGAATACCATGCCTGCTTGATGGAACCCTGGGACGGCCCCGCGTCCATTGCCTTCACCGATGGCACCATGATGGGGGCGGTGTTGGATCGCAACGGCTTGCGGCCTTCGCGCTACTACGTCACCCATGATGATTTGGTGATTATGGCCTCGGAAGCCGGGGTATTGCCCATTGAGCCAGAGCGGGTGGCCTTCAAAGGTCGCCTTGAACCGGGGCGGATGTTCCTGGTGGATATGGAGCAGGGGCGCATTGTGGCCGATGAAGAAATTAAGCAGGACATCACCAGCGCTCACCCCTACCGGGATTGGTTAAATCAATACCAGGTGGATTTGGCGGATTTACCGGCGGCGGAACCTGCGCCGCCCCTCGGCTCGGAACTGTTGGCCCATCAAAAGGCCTTTGGCTACACGTTTGAGGAATTGCGGCTGTTGATCAGCCCCATGGCTCAAAATGGTGTCGAAGCCGTGGGCGCGATGGGGACAGATACGCCCTTAGCGGCCCTGTCCGATCGCCCCAAACTGCTTTACGACTATTTTCAACAACTGTTTGCCCAAGTCACTAACCCCCCCATTGATTCGATTCGGGAAGCGATTATCACCTCTGCCATCACCACCATCGGCTCCGAGGGCAACCTGCTTAACCCGGAACCCCAAAGCTGTCAACTGATCCAACTCCCCACCCCCATTCTCACCAATGCGGAACTGGCTCAGTTAAAAGGGGTGAATCTGCGAGGGTTCCAATCCCAAACTTTGCCGATTGTGTTTGAAGCGGCCCAAGGGGTGGACGGGTTGCAGACCGCGTTAGAGACTCTGTTTAGTGCCGCCGATGAGGCGATCGCCGCTGGTAAAAATGTCCTCATTTTGAGCGATCGCGGTCTGGATCAGGGCCATGCCCCGATTCCTGCCCTGTTAGCGGTGTCGGGCCTCCACCACCACCTCATCCGCAATGGGACCCGCACCCGCGTCGGCCTAGTCCTCGAATCCGGCGAACCCCGCGAAGTGCATCATTTTGCGGTGCTGTTGGGCTATGGTTGCGGTGCCATTAACCCCTATGTGGCTTTTGAAAGCATTGAGAACCTGATTCAGGACGGATTGCTTAAGGGGATAGACGCCAAAACGGCGGTGAAAAACTACGTCAAAGCGGCCACCAAGGGCGTGATTAAAATTGGCTCTAAAATTGGCATCTCGACGATCCAAAGCTATCGCGGGGCGCAAATTTTCGAGGCCATCGGCCTGCACCACAGCGTTGTGGATACCTATTTCTCCTGGACGGCTTCTCGGTTGGAAGGGATAGATTTGGGCGTGATTGCTGCTGAGGCCCTGCAACGCCACCATACTGGCTTTAGCGATCGCCCCGGTGGAACCCCGACCCTGGATGTGGGGGGTGAATACCAATGGCGCAAGGATGGTGAAGAACATTTACTGTCGCCAGAAACCATCCATCTGCTGCAACAAGCCGCGCGAGACGGGGACTATGAGCGGTATCGAAAATATGCAGCCCTGGTGAATGACCAAGGCAAAAAACAATTCCGCCTGCGGGATCTGCTGGCCTTTAAAGAGCGCGAGCCGATTCCCCTCGATGAAGTCGAACCCATTGAGGCGATCATGAAGCGGTTTAAAACCGGGGCGATGAGCTATGGCTCCATTTCTAAAGAAACCCATGAGGCCCTGGCGATCGCCATGAACCGCATCGGCGGCAAATCCAACACCGGGGAAGGGGGCGAAGATCCCGAACGGTACACCTGGACTAATGAGCAGGGAGATTCTAAAAACAGCGCCATTAAACAGGTGGCCTCCGGTCGCTTTGGTGTCACCAGTTTGTACCTGTCCCAAGCCAAGGAAATTCAAATCAAAATGGCTCAGGGGGCAAAACCCGGTGAAGGCGGCCAATTGCCCGGTCTGAAGGTCTATCCCTGGATCGCCAAAGTGCGCCATTCCACCCCTGGCGTGGGCTTAATTTCCCCACCACCCCACCATGACATCTATTCCATTGAAGATCTCGCCGAACTGATCCACGACCTCAAAAACGCCAACCGGGAGGCCCGGATCAGTGTCAAACTCGTGTCCGAGGTGGGTGTGGGAACCATCGCCGCTGGAGTCGCCAAAGCTCATGCGGATGTGGTGTTAGTGTCCGGCTTTGATGGGGGAACCGGCGCCTCGCCCCAAACCTCGATTAAACACGCCGGTTTGCCCTGGGAATTGGGGTTAGCAGAAACCCATCAAACCCTAGTGCTGAATAACCTCCGCAGTCGCATTGCCGTAGAAACCGATGGGCAAATGAAAACCGGGCGGGATGTGGCGATCGCCACCCTCCTCGGCGCCGAAGAATACGGCTTTTCCACCGCGCCCCTCGTCAGTTTAGGCTGCATCATGATGCGGGTCTGCCATAAAAACACCTGTCCCGTCGGGGTAGCCACCCAAAACCCCGAACTGCGTAAACATTTCAGCGGCGATCCGCAGTACACCGTTAACTTCATGACCTTTGTGGCCATGGAATTACGGGAAATCATGGCGCAGTTAGGGTTCCGCACCGTCAATGAAATGGTGGGCCGCACCGATGTCCTCGAGCAAAAACAGGCCGTAGATCATTGGAAGGCCAAGGGCATTGACCTGAGCAAAATTCTCCATCAGCCGGAGGTGGGGCCAGAAGTGGGACGCTATGCACAGATTCCCCAGGATCACGGTTTGGCGAAATCCTTAGATATGACAACGCTCTTGGATCTGTGCCAACCGGCTCTTGAGCGAGGGGAAGCGGTCAAAGCCACCTTACCCATCTGCAACATTAACCGCGTCGTCGGGACAATTCTCGGCAATGAAATCAGCAAACGCTACTGGGACGGCCTCCCCGATGGCACCATTCATCTCCATTTCCAAGGCACAGCCGGGCAGAGTTTTGGAGCCTTCGTTCCCAAAGGGGTCACCCTGGAACTCGAAGGAGATGCTAATGATTATCTTGGCAAGGGGTTGAGCGGCGGCAAAATCATCCTGTATCCCCCGAAAAATTCCACCTTTATCCCAGCGGAAAATATCATCGCGGGCAATGTGGCGTTCTACGGAGCCACCAGTGGCGAGGCCTATATTCGGGGCATTGTGGGTGAGCGGTTCTGTGTGCGTAATTCCGGCGTTCATGCGGTGGTCGAGGCGATCGGCGATCACGGTTGCGAATACATGACCGGCGGCAAAGTGGTGATTCTCGGCCGCACAGGTCGGAACTTTGCAGCGGGGATGAGTGGCGGCGTGGCCTATATCCTCGATGAGGCGGGAGATTTTGCGACCCGTTGCAACCGGGAGATGGTGGATCTCGAAGCCCTCGAAGATCCAGAGGAAATCCGTGATCTGCGGGAGATGATCGCCAAGCACGCGGACTATACCGGTAGTGATAAGGCCGGGGAGGTTTTGGCGAATTGGGATAGCATGATCCCCACCTTCATCAAGGTGATGCCCCGGGATTACAAGCGGGTTCTGCAACATATCCAAAATGCCTTGGCTAATGGCTTGAGTGGCGATGATGCCCTATCGGCGGCGTTTGAAGAAAATGCCCGTGATATTTCCCGGATTGGGGGAAGTTAG
- a CDS encoding aldehyde oxygenase (deformylating), whose translation MPQLEATATLDYQSEVYKDAYSRINAIVIEGEQEAFDNYIRLAEMLPESQDELKSLAKMEKRHKKGFQACGRNLSVVADMEFAQEFFGKLRRNFEVASEANDIITCLVIQSLIIECFAISAYNIYIPHADPFARKITEGVVKDEYLHLNFGEEWLKAHFEECKDQVDAANRENLPIVWEMLNAVAKDAKVLNMEKEELIEDFMIAYGEALSNIGFSTRDIMKMSSYGLRGAA comes from the coding sequence ATGCCGCAGTTAGAAGCGACCGCCACTCTGGATTACCAAAGCGAAGTCTACAAAGACGCTTACAGTCGCATTAACGCCATTGTCATCGAAGGCGAACAAGAAGCCTTTGACAATTACATCCGCTTAGCGGAAATGCTCCCGGAAAGTCAGGATGAACTGAAGTCTCTGGCCAAGATGGAGAAACGCCATAAAAAAGGATTCCAGGCTTGTGGGCGTAACCTGAGCGTTGTGGCTGACATGGAATTTGCGCAAGAGTTTTTTGGGAAATTGCGTCGTAACTTTGAGGTTGCCAGTGAAGCGAATGATATTATCACCTGTCTGGTGATTCAGTCTCTGATCATTGAGTGCTTCGCCATTTCCGCCTACAACATTTATATCCCCCATGCGGATCCCTTTGCGCGTAAAATCACCGAAGGGGTGGTCAAAGATGAGTATCTTCATCTCAACTTTGGCGAAGAATGGCTGAAAGCACATTTTGAAGAATGCAAAGACCAAGTAGATGCGGCCAATCGTGAGAACCTGCCCATCGTTTGGGAAATGCTCAACGCTGTCGCCAAGGATGCCAAAGTCCTCAATATGGAAAAAGAGGAGCTAATTGAAGACTTCATGATTGCTTATGGGGAAGCCCTGAGCAACATCGGCTTCAGCACCCGTGACATCATGAAAATGTCCTCCTATGGCTTGCGGGGTGCAGCTTAG
- the pgsA gene encoding CDP-diacylglycerol--glycerol-3-phosphate 3-phosphatidyltransferase, whose amino-acid sequence MTVATWITVSRLLVIPFFLYVVSHPDGGDRWLALALFLLAALTDWLDGYVARRFNQVTDLGKFLDPLVDKLLIFAPLLVFIEWGLLPAWGVFLVLTRELTIAGWRVNQPNISGANLWGKAKTVSQIVAISLLLAPLPEPWPRVGVISFWAAVALTLISGVIYLLPPGKTEPDSLSQT is encoded by the coding sequence ATGACCGTTGCCACTTGGATTACCGTCTCCCGACTCCTGGTAATCCCTTTTTTTCTCTATGTTGTCAGTCATCCCGATGGGGGCGATCGCTGGCTCGCCCTGGCACTTTTTCTCCTGGCCGCTCTCACGGACTGGCTTGATGGCTACGTGGCCCGCCGCTTCAATCAGGTCACGGACCTAGGCAAGTTCCTCGATCCCCTCGTCGACAAACTACTGATTTTTGCCCCCCTTCTCGTTTTCATTGAATGGGGACTCCTACCCGCCTGGGGGGTGTTTCTGGTGCTGACGCGAGAACTCACCATCGCCGGTTGGCGCGTCAATCAGCCCAACATCTCCGGGGCCAATCTCTGGGGGAAAGCCAAAACCGTCAGTCAAATTGTCGCCATTAGCCTCTTGTTGGCCCCCCTCCCGGAACCCTGGCCCCGGGTGGGGGTGATTAGCTTCTGGGCCGCCGTCGCCCTAACCCTGATTTCTGGGGTGATTTATCTGCTTCCTCCAGGAAAGACTGAGCCAGACTCTCTCTCCCAGACGTAG
- a CDS encoding ABC transporter permease subunit, translating into MSPEFSNRPHPRPAKALPRTPPDSTIAEANQWQGLILFFLMIGAGIMLIPLGIVLRAAFAPPGSLADLNLAGAWTLESYREAWMRGNFWLAFANSTLVALVVTGIQTVTSALAGYALARFQFRGRNTVLVLILATLAIPFQLLVIPIFLVLKWGHLLDTYGALILPTAVSGFGIFLMRQYFLTIPVAIEQAAILDGATAGQVLRHIMIPLSRPAWVTLFLFAFIGEWNDLFKPLVFTTRPELRTVQLTLAEFQEQFTSDWAVLMAAVVISSLPVIVLFLLGQRQFVQGIAATGVKE; encoded by the coding sequence ATGTCTCCCGAATTTTCTAATCGACCTCATCCCCGTCCTGCTAAGGCTTTGCCCCGGACGCCCCCGGATTCGACGATTGCTGAAGCTAATCAATGGCAGGGTCTGATCTTGTTTTTTTTAATGATTGGTGCCGGGATCATGCTCATCCCTCTGGGGATTGTCCTCAGAGCGGCTTTTGCGCCTCCTGGTTCCCTGGCTGACTTAAATCTAGCGGGAGCCTGGACCCTTGAGAGTTACCGAGAAGCTTGGATGCGTGGGAATTTTTGGCTGGCCTTTGCCAATTCCACCTTGGTGGCCCTGGTGGTCACGGGCATCCAAACAGTGACCTCCGCCTTAGCCGGCTATGCTCTGGCTAGATTTCAATTTCGCGGTCGCAATACGGTGCTGGTTTTGATTCTGGCGACCTTGGCGATTCCCTTTCAGCTCCTGGTGATTCCTATTTTCCTGGTCTTGAAGTGGGGGCATCTCCTAGATACCTATGGAGCGTTGATTCTGCCGACGGCCGTCAGTGGCTTCGGCATTTTCCTGATGCGACAGTATTTTCTGACCATTCCGGTGGCTATTGAGCAGGCGGCAATTTTAGATGGAGCGACGGCCGGGCAAGTGCTGCGACATATTATGATTCCCCTATCTCGTCCGGCTTGGGTGACCTTGTTTTTGTTTGCCTTCATCGGCGAGTGGAATGATTTGTTTAAACCCTTGGTGTTTACCACCCGTCCCGAACTGAGAACGGTGCAGTTAACCCTGGCGGAGTTTCAGGAACAATTCACCAGTGACTGGGCGGTGCTCATGGCGGCGGTGGTGATTTCCTCGCTGCCGGTGATTGTCCTGTTTTTGCTGGGCCAGCGTCAGTTTGTCCAGGGGATTGCGGCGACAGGGGTGAAAGAATAG
- a CDS encoding long-chain acyl-[acyl-carrier-protein] reductase: MFGLIGHLTNLEHAQSVARDMGYDGLADQGLDFWCAAPPQTVDHITVTSITGQTIEGRYVESCFLPEMLATRRVKAATRKIINAMAHAQKIGLDITALGGFSSIVFENFNLNQIERIRNITLDFQRFTTGNTHTAYIIARQVEQASAQLGIELSQATVAVCGATGDIGSAVCRWLNARTDVAELLLIARDRQRLEDLQGELGRGKVMGLEDALPKADIIVWVASMPKGLVIDSTTLKKPCLLVDGGYPKNLDTKVQHPGVVVLKGGIVEHALDINWRIMKLVNMDVPARQMFACFAESMLLEFEKWYTNFSWGRNQITVEKMEKIGEVSLKHGFKPLLS; encoded by the coding sequence ATGTTTGGTTTAATCGGTCACCTGACTAATTTGGAACACGCCCAGTCCGTTGCCCGGGACATGGGATATGACGGACTTGCAGACCAAGGCCTTGACTTCTGGTGTGCGGCGCCGCCGCAAACGGTGGATCACATTACCGTCACCAGTATTACGGGGCAAACCATTGAAGGTCGTTATGTCGAATCCTGTTTTCTGCCGGAGATGCTGGCGACGCGGCGAGTGAAGGCCGCCACCCGCAAGATTATCAACGCTATGGCTCACGCTCAGAAAATTGGTCTCGATATCACAGCGTTGGGTGGCTTTTCCTCCATTGTCTTCGAGAATTTCAATCTCAATCAAATTGAGCGGATTCGCAACATTACCCTAGATTTCCAACGCTTTACCACGGGCAACACCCATACGGCCTATATTATTGCCCGTCAGGTTGAGCAGGCCAGCGCCCAGTTGGGGATTGAATTGTCTCAGGCGACGGTGGCCGTCTGTGGGGCAACGGGAGATATTGGCAGTGCGGTCTGTCGTTGGTTGAATGCTCGCACCGATGTGGCGGAGTTGTTGCTGATTGCGCGCGATCGCCAACGCTTGGAAGACTTACAAGGGGAACTCGGACGGGGTAAGGTGATGGGCTTAGAGGATGCTCTCCCCAAAGCCGATATCATTGTCTGGGTGGCCAGTATGCCCAAGGGACTGGTGATTGATTCAACGACCTTGAAAAAACCCTGTTTGTTGGTGGATGGCGGCTATCCCAAGAATCTGGACACGAAAGTGCAACATCCCGGTGTGGTGGTTCTCAAAGGTGGCATCGTCGAACATGCCCTGGATATCAACTGGCGTATCATGAAGTTAGTGAACATGGATGTTCCTGCCCGTCAGATGTTCGCCTGCTTTGCCGAATCCATGCTCTTAGAGTTTGAGAAGTGGTACACCAATTTTTCCTGGGGACGGAACCAAATCACCGTTGAGAAAATGGAGAAAATTGGTGAGGTGTCTCTCAAGCATGGGTTTAAACCCCTGTTGTCCTAG